GCCGGCCGCGTCGACCCGCGTTCGCGATTTACGGGTCGTATTTTGGACGCGATTCCCACCGCTTTCGCCCATAATCGCAGCCGCATCGCGTGGCACGATCGCATCGCGGGCGTGGCCGAAATTCGATCGATTCGCGAGCCCGCGGGCTTGGATTTCGGCGAAAGCGCGGGCCGGACAACCGCGGACCGGCCGAACGATTTCGCTGGTGAACAGATCCTTTCCGTCACCACCTCCAGACGCGCACCGTCCCCGCCCTTGTCGGCGCGGGTCGGTCGGGCGTAAGCTGTACCCGTCGCGACTTATGAACACCTGTCAACGTCCGGTGACTATTGCCCTCCGCCGTTAAAAGCTGGCACCTGCGGCCGCACGACCCGGACGCCGCCGCCCGTCTCGCCGCGGCCGCCAAAACCACACAAGTCGTCGCCCAGCTATTGCTCAACCGCGGAATCCGCGAGCCGGCCGAGGCCCGGCTCTTTCTCGACACGCCCTTGACCGCCCTACACCCGCCGCAGCTCCTGCCCGGCATTCCCGCTGCGGTCGAGCGCATCATCCGCGCGGTGAAAGACGGCCGCCGGATCTGCGTGTACGGCGATTACGACGTGGACGGCACGACCGGCACCGCCATCCTCCTCGGCTTGTTCGCCTTACTCGGCGCGAAAGCCGAGTTCTACGTCCCGAACCGGATGGACGAGGGCTACGGGCTTAATGTGGACGCGATTCGCGAACTGGCCAAATCGGGCGTCTCCCTGCTGATCACCGTCGATTGCGGCATCACGAGTACCGCGGAAGCCGACGAAGCCCGGCGGCTCGGGCTCGAACTGATCGTCACCGACCACCACGAAATGAAGGACCGTCTCCCGGCGGCGGACGTCCTCGTCCACCCCCGGTTGCCCGGGTCGCAATACCCGCACGGCGATCTGTCCGGGGCCGGCGTCGCGTTCAAACTGGCGTGGGCAATCGCGCAGGCGGCCAGCGGCAGCGACAAGGTCGCCCCACAATTCCGCGCGTACCTGATGAACGCCCTCGGCCTGGCTGCCCTTGGACTGGTCGCGGACGTGGTCCCGTTGCGGGACGAAAACCGCGTCTTCGTCCGCCACGGGCTCGACCGCCTAACGAAAACCCCGTCCGCCGGGATCAAAGCCCTCATCGCGGCTTCCGGGTTGGCGGAAGGGACGGTTTTGAAAGCCGAGGACATCGGCTTCCGCCTCGGGCCGCGTCTGAACGCGGCTGGTAGACTCGAATGCGCCCGGCTGGCCGTCGACCTGCTCACCACAACTAACCCGCAAAGAGCGAGAGAACTTGCCGAATACCTGGAAAACCTGAACCAGAAACGACAGGCCCAAGAGCGGCGGGCGGTCTCCGAGGCCCGCGAGATGGTCGAGGCGGCGGGCTACGACCAGCACGCCGGGATCGTCCTCGCTTCGACGGAATGGCACCCTGGGGTCATCGGTATCGTGGCCGCGCGGATCGCCGACCGCTACGGCCGGCCGGTCTTGCTCGTGGCCCTGAAGGAAGGGGACGAGCCGTGTGCGGGGTCCGGGCGATCGATCCAGGGGTTCCCGCTCCACGAGGCGCTCGCGGCCTGCGCGGGGGAACTCGTCGCCCACGGCGGGCACGCCGCGGCGGCCGGGTTCAAGGTGCTGCCGTCCCGGGTCGACGCCCTTCGGGAGCGGTTCGTGGCACACGCGGCGGGTCACTTCGGCGGCGCCCCGCCCCAATCCCGGCTGGTACTCGATGCCGAAGTACCGCTCGCCGCTTTAACATTTGGCTTGATGAAAGAACTGGATAAGCTCGAACCGTTCGGGGCCGAGAACCCGCGGCCCCGGTTTCTCGCCGCCGGGTTGAAGGTCGAAGGCGTACCCCGGCGGATCGGCACCGGCGAGCGGCACCTCGCGTTCCGGGTCCGCCAGGGGAACACACTCGTCCGCTGCGTCGCTTTCGGCATGGGCGAGCGACTGGACGAATTGATGTCAGCGGGCGGGGAATGTTGTCTGGCGTTCACGCCCAAAGTCAACGAATGGCAGGGGCATCGAACCGTTGAGATGGAATTGATGGATTTTCGCCCCGGCGCGAATCCGGATTTGGCGTAACGGCTGATCGCGACAAGTTCTCGGGATGGACATTTTCACTCTGGGACCAGCATACTTTGTGTCCTACCATGTCAACCTGCTACTTCGGTGACACCGCGATCGTCCCCGAGCGATGAGTGTGTGACGATGGCGGCATTACGCCCTCTTCCCCCGCGACACCCATGCCCG
This is a stretch of genomic DNA from Fimbriiglobus ruber. It encodes these proteins:
- the recJ gene encoding single-stranded-DNA-specific exonuclease RecJ — its product is MPSAVKSWHLRPHDPDAAARLAAAAKTTQVVAQLLLNRGIREPAEARLFLDTPLTALHPPQLLPGIPAAVERIIRAVKDGRRICVYGDYDVDGTTGTAILLGLFALLGAKAEFYVPNRMDEGYGLNVDAIRELAKSGVSLLITVDCGITSTAEADEARRLGLELIVTDHHEMKDRLPAADVLVHPRLPGSQYPHGDLSGAGVAFKLAWAIAQAASGSDKVAPQFRAYLMNALGLAALGLVADVVPLRDENRVFVRHGLDRLTKTPSAGIKALIAASGLAEGTVLKAEDIGFRLGPRLNAAGRLECARLAVDLLTTTNPQRARELAEYLENLNQKRQAQERRAVSEAREMVEAAGYDQHAGIVLASTEWHPGVIGIVAARIADRYGRPVLLVALKEGDEPCAGSGRSIQGFPLHEALAACAGELVAHGGHAAAAGFKVLPSRVDALRERFVAHAAGHFGGAPPQSRLVLDAEVPLAALTFGLMKELDKLEPFGAENPRPRFLAAGLKVEGVPRRIGTGERHLAFRVRQGNTLVRCVAFGMGERLDELMSAGGECCLAFTPKVNEWQGHRTVEMELMDFRPGANPDLA